ATAAATTATCGGCTCCCCTGGCTGTAGATTATGGATCACTGCAAAGTCCGATGGAATCAGACTTTGGGTTCCCAACCTGGTTCGTAATCCCGTGTCCACATTGCCATAGCGGCCTGGTCGTTCTGAATATGACCGTTCTTAGGATCACAGGTCATCGTGCGACCTGTGCGGTGGGCGATATTGCCGATGTGGCATAACAGCGTACTCTTGTGGCCAATTTCAATTTCGGCATTCAGACTCATCGGCTCATTATTACGAATCGCGTCAATGAAGTTTTGAGCATGCTCGCTCATCCCCTGATTGCCGTCCACTTTTTCGATTTCTTTGTCCTTGGCGTCCAGAATGCGGTAACCACCGGATGTGCCGATGATCAGGTTTCCTTTGCTGCCAAAGAAGGTTACAAAGTCATTCTTGTGACGATTACAACTGGTACCCTGCCAGGTGATCTGTTTGTTGCCGTCGAATTCGTAAGCAACGACATGGGTGTCTGGCGTCTGCTGATCGTCATCAAAGGCATAGCGGCCACCGCTGGAGACAACACGGGTCGGATAATCGACGTCCAGCCCCCAACGGCAAAGGTCCAGAGAGTGCACGCCGTTATTTCCCAGTTCGCCATTGCCGTATTTCCAGAACCAGTGCCAGTTATAATGGATCAGGTTGTCCACGTATTTTTGACGGGGAGCGGGTCCCTGCCACAGGTCATAGTTCAGTTCACTGGGAACAGAAGCAGGCTTACCGGTTCCGATCGAACCACGGGCACTCTGGTAATAGGCTCGTGCCAGGTAGACATCGCCGATCGCCCCTTCTTTGACTTTCTGAATCCCTTCCATGATGGATTCACTACTGCGTCGCTGGCTGCCCATCTGGACGGCCCGTTTGTTTTTGCGGGCAGCAGCCACCATCATTTCACCTTCTTTGGGATTGTGACTACAAGGCTTTTCTACATACACATTCTTGCCTGCAGAGCAACCGAGTATCGTAGCCGGTGAATGCCAGTGGTTCGGGGCTGCGACAATCAGTGCGTCAACGTCTTTGTCGTCAAGAATTTTACGGAAATCGCCGATGGGTTGCGGTGCCTTCTTGGTTGCCTTCTCTACTGTTTTGGCAGCTTTGGCGACACGAGTCTCATCAGTATCACAGACATATTTGATTTCGACGCCGTCCAACGCACCAAATGTTTTTGCCAGAGCGAGACCGCGTTGCATCCCCATGATTCCAATGGTGACTTTTTTGCTCGGGGCTTTATTGGCGGCTGAGAGAATCGCGGGGGCAGCAATTCCAGCAGCGGTGGCGACCGCTGTTTGACCTAGAAAAGTGCGACGATTGACAGAATCGGACATAGTCTGGTTCTCCGTTGATCTGGGAGTAATGGTAAGGCAGGATTTTTCAATATAAAACAAACTGCATTTTAACCGCGCAGGCTGGCAAAGAACACGCTAAAAACAGGTGGGGCGCGAATTTGTTAAAAAAACTAATTATATCGACCCATGTTGATCAATTCGGGGCAGGTCGCGAAACACATCAGGCTTTTCTGATGTAATGGGCTGCGAAACTGCGAATATTCTGCCCATTCAGGACATGAAACATGCGTAATTGTTGAATTGTCTCCTGGCTGAACCGTCCCAAGGGAACGTGAATCAGTTTTTTCTGATACCGTTTTGCCAGACGCCGCCAGCCAACACCAGGCGGGGCTTCACTGAGCAGTGCGATATGAGATTCTTCACTATAATGACAGGCGGCGACCAGCAGCCGTTCTTCGAGAGTATCAACAAAATCAAACTGGACGTCATTCCAGATATCGTATACCGGCCGTGGTGGAAACAGAAACAGGGCGCCCCCATACGATGCCATACCGATGCCCGGTCCCACCATTTCTTTGCGGTAATCGGTTGCAAAAAAGGCCAATGTCGATTCGTCCTGATGCTCGGCATGCCAGGTGAGCCGGTAGGGATAGTCTCTTGGATCAGCGGGCGAGTCGAACAGCATGATCACACAATCCAGCCGTCCCCGGCTGGGGGGCAGAACTTTGACGTGAATTTCTCCCGTGTGCCAGTTCCTCAACGTTTCCCGCAAGTCGAGACCATCTTTCATGCTGGTGGTGAATTTCTCGGTTCGTGCCAGATCGACTCCCAGCAGTGAGAGTGCGTGGTCTTTCACGCTCGTACGAAATTTTTCGATAGCGACATCTTCCGGCGGCCAGCTACATTGTTTGTAGGGATTCCAGTTCATTTCCCATTCATCCTGTTTTGGCTTGGGAGGTTTGGGAATCAGTTTGCAGCTCCGCCAGGAAATCGGGTTGCCCGGGAGACGATTACTTAGCTCAATCATGGTCCCATTGGGAAGTTGTGCCTGTTCAATTCCAAAGTTGAGTTTTTCGAACGGCAACAAATGCACGAACGGATATTCGCGGGCCGTTTCTGCAACCTGAATTGCAAACTGATCACCGGCGACCTGCTGGGCTGCTTTCACGAGTGTATACAGGTCGGGGGTCATGCGGCGTTCGATGAGTGACAGATTTCGCACGTAACGAAAATAGACCGACAGCAGTTTCGGAGTAATTTTTCGTCCCCGTGATTTCAGTTCAACGCGATAGCGATCTCGGGCGGTTAGCGCCAGTTCCTTGATTCCATCCACAGACAGATTTTCGTCATCCTCCAGTTCAGAACGAGCTGCTTCATAAAGGCCTGTAATGTAAGGCAGTTCGCCCAGCATAAATAATAGTGTTTCTGAATCAGCACTGAAAATTGTGGTGTCGTTGACAGATTCGTCCTCGACTTCCAGAGGAAGCTGGTCAATATAAGCGTCGTGAATCCAAGGCCAGTCGGAAAGGGAGCAGACCAGCAAGATGGATTTGTATTTTTTTTCCAGTTCCCGCAAATGATGAGCCATCATGGTACAGCGGTCCAGAGGCTGCCCTTCCGGTAATTTGTTTAACGCCGGCAGCACTGCGGCGGAAAATTTTTCGAGGGGCACTTTCTTTAATGCATAGGGGTCAGGCAGCGAGGCTGCGATACTTTCAAAGCGTTGTGTTTCCAGATCGATAAAGTGGCGGTCGATACGCTCCATCATCGCGATACGGAGTGCCGCGATGACTCCCTGGCAAGGGTCGATGGGCACATAACTGAAGACACGCTGGTCTTCATCATCGTCGTCATCTTCTTCCCAGGGGGCCGCACCGGAAATCGCAGGTTCTTCCTGCAGGACCGCGGTAATACTGGGAAGGAATGTGATTGCACGCTCCACGTTACTTTGAAATGAAGGGGGCAACGGGACCGCCAGACAGTCAAATTCATTGTTCAGCATGACCCGGCGGACTTCAATCGCAAAGTCACCGCTGCCATGGATCAACGGTAAAACGGAGATCCGGGGGCTGATCTTCAAAAAACTGGAGTGAGGGGCTGTCATATTGAATGCGTCCAGTTTCTTGCTGCTGAGAGGTCAATCTGCTTAATTCGTCAGAAGAGTTAACGTGACCATTTCCACTCTGTGATGTTTTTCAAATTCACAACACACTCTTCAGGCCACTCACCCTGATACAATTTTACGATATTCTGAGCCGCCATCGCATACGCGTCACGGTGCGATTCCTGATCCAGACCACCGATGTGACAACTCAATAGTACATTTTCCAGTTTGATCAATGGACTTTCAACAGGCAATGGTTCTTTTTTGTAAACATCCAGACCTGCAGCACGTAGATGCCCCGATTCTAGCGCTTCGATGAGTGCTTCTTCATCCACAAGGCCGCCTCGAGCGGTATTGATTAAAACGGATCCGGACTTCATTTTTGCCAGTGTATCCCGATTGATAATATCGATCGTGTCGGGAGTGACAGGCAGATGCAATGTGACATAGTCCGATTGGGTCAACAGAGTATCGAGATCGGCGAGCTTGATCTGATGTTCGTCAGCAAAAGCTTGATTGGGAAAGGGGTCGTATGCCAGCACCTGCATGCCCATCCCAATGGCGCGCGTGGCAACGGCCTGGCCAATTCGTCCCAGCCCGACAATACCAATGGTGCTCCCCCAGACGCGCGGCGTTAATGCCCGCTCCCATTGTCCGCTGCGGACGGCACGATCTTGTGAACGCGTTAAACGGGCAACGCCCATCAACAGTGCAAACGCCTGTTCTGCTACCGAGTGATGATTCACACCCGGAGTGATTGTCACCGCAATTCCCAGTTCGTCGCAGGCTTCTAAATCGACGGCATCATAACCAACACCATAGCGTGAAATGACTCTCAGATCCGGGAGCTGTTCCAGAACATCACGCGTATATAATTCTGCACCAGCCAGAATCGCCTCGAAGCCCTGAACCTGCTCTACGACACGATTCGGTTCTTTTCGCAGATCCACTTCAGCCGGGACGATGGCCACTTCCAATCCGCCCGCTTGCAGAATTTCAAAATGCGGCCCAAATTCACACATTTTTGCAGTACAAATCGTTCGAGGCATAACAGATTTCTTTTATCAATGTAATCTTAAAAAGGGAGAATCGATAAAGCTACTCTAGCG
This window of the Gimesia fumaroli genome carries:
- a CDS encoding Gfo/Idh/MocA family protein; this translates as MSDSVNRRTFLGQTAVATAAGIAAPAILSAANKAPSKKVTIGIMGMQRGLALAKTFGALDGVEIKYVCDTDETRVAKAAKTVEKATKKAPQPIGDFRKILDDKDVDALIVAAPNHWHSPATILGCSAGKNVYVEKPCSHNPKEGEMMVAAARKNKRAVQMGSQRRSSESIMEGIQKVKEGAIGDVYLARAYYQSARGSIGTGKPASVPSELNYDLWQGPAPRQKYVDNLIHYNWHWFWKYGNGELGNNGVHSLDLCRWGLDVDYPTRVVSSGGRYAFDDDQQTPDTHVVAYEFDGNKQITWQGTSCNRHKNDFVTFFGSKGNLIIGTSGGYRILDAKDKEIEKVDGNQGMSEHAQNFIDAIRNNEPMSLNAEIEIGHKSTLLCHIGNIAHRTGRTMTCDPKNGHIQNDQAAMAMWTRDYEPGWEPKV
- a CDS encoding phosphoglycerate dehydrogenase, translated to MPRTICTAKMCEFGPHFEILQAGGLEVAIVPAEVDLRKEPNRVVEQVQGFEAILAGAELYTRDVLEQLPDLRVISRYGVGYDAVDLEACDELGIAVTITPGVNHHSVAEQAFALLMGVARLTRSQDRAVRSGQWERALTPRVWGSTIGIVGLGRIGQAVATRAIGMGMQVLAYDPFPNQAFADEHQIKLADLDTLLTQSDYVTLHLPVTPDTIDIINRDTLAKMKSGSVLINTARGGLVDEEALIEALESGHLRAAGLDVYKKEPLPVESPLIKLENVLLSCHIGGLDQESHRDAYAMAAQNIVKLYQGEWPEECVVNLKNITEWKWSR